In one Alphaproteobacteria bacterium genomic region, the following are encoded:
- a CDS encoding division/cell wall cluster transcriptional repressor MraZ, which produces MALFTGTFENKVDRKGRVSLPADFRAELPDGGERVVYIYPSPKHDALEACDKAFMQRLVQAIEEQPLYSDEEEDLNQSIVAQARKALLDETGRLVLAPELAGHAGIEDKAVFVGQGSRFQIWSPDRYSDHSERARARAKGRTLALKPAGGA; this is translated from the coding sequence ATGGCGCTGTTTACCGGCACGTTCGAAAACAAGGTCGATCGGAAGGGACGTGTTTCCCTGCCGGCCGATTTTCGTGCCGAACTGCCGGATGGCGGTGAACGCGTCGTCTACATCTACCCGTCGCCGAAGCACGATGCGCTGGAAGCCTGCGACAAGGCCTTCATGCAGCGGCTCGTGCAGGCCATCGAGGAGCAGCCGCTCTACTCCGATGAAGAGGAAGACCTGAACCAGTCCATCGTCGCCCAGGCTCGCAAGGCCCTGCTGGACGAAACGGGTCGCCTCGTTTTGGCGCCAGAACTGGCCGGCCACGCCGGGATTGAAGACAAGGCCGTCTTTGTCGGCCAGGGGTCGCGGTTCCAGATCTGGTCGCCGGACCGATATTCCGATCACAGCGAACGGGCCCGCGCCCGCGCCAAGGGTCGGACCCTGGCCCTGAAACCGGCGGGAGGGGCATGA